From Ursus arctos isolate Adak ecotype North America unplaced genomic scaffold, UrsArc2.0 scaffold_11, whole genome shotgun sequence, the proteins below share one genomic window:
- the LOC113255454 gene encoding tripartite motif-containing protein 60-like, which translates to MPFTASLAELQVEASCPICLEYLRDPVTTDCGHNFCGSCIHQCWEDLQDILPCPVCLHHCPDRNLKRNIRLGHMTGIVKQLLARRSKRKLREENALCEQHSQALVLFCEKDLELLCPQCKVSPGHRGHPLTPIEQAAAGHRKKLKSYIEPLQKQVEDTEKVLKMQISNLFELRRKVENRKHKLYSDFEQFKHFLGKEQSAVHIRLLTEENHVQEKIIESKNQMLDHHSTLRSLLSEITEKCLQTDLDLLTGIESIHNTYEHLQPPAAFSYELQKEVCSLPPQYFGLQKMISTFQVDLTLDPETAHHTLLISQDRKTATFQKMKPSHAYNPQAFTSYPAVLSCEGFEAGRHFWQVEVTGTGEWSLVQLEDPEGREEFFFAFSGISSLDTKAKF; encoded by the exons ATGCCCTTCACAGCCTCCCTGGCTGAGCTCCAGGTAGAGGCCAGCTGCCCCATCTGCCTGGAGTATCTGAGAGACCCAGTGACCACTGACTGTGGGCACAACTTCTGTGGCTCCTGCATCCACCAGTGCTGGGAGGACCTACAGGACATCCTTCCCTGTCCCGTCTGCCTCCACCACTGTCCTGACAGGAACTTGAAGAGGAACATCCGGTTAGGTCACATGACTGGTATCGTCAAGCAGCTTCTCGCCAGGAGGAGCAAGAGGAAACTGCGGGAAGAGAATGCCCTGTGTGAACAGCACAGTCAGGCTCTGGTCCTGTTCTGTGAGAAGGACCTGGAGCTGCTCTGTCCCCAGTGCAAGGTCTCCCCCGGCCACCGGGGCCACCCCCTGACGCCCATCGAGCAAGCTGCAGCTGGCCACAGGAAGAAGCTCAAAAGCTACATCGAGCCCCTGCAGAAGCAGGTTGAAGACACTGAAAAggtgttaaaaatgcaaatctcaaatttatttgaattgaGACGGAAGGTGGAAAATCGAAAACATAAACTGTACTCTGACTTTGAACAATTTAAGCATTTCTTGGGAAAGGAGCAGAGTGCAGTCCACATTAGGTTACTAACTGAAGAGAATCAtgttcaagaaaaaataattgaaagcaaaaACCAGATGTTAGACCACCACTCCACACTAAGGAGTCTGCTTAGTGAAATAACAGAGAAGTGTTTGCAGACAGACCTAGATTTACTGACAGGTATTGAAAGTATCCACAACACATATGAACACCTACAACCACCAGCAGCCTTTTCCTATGAATTACAGAAGGAGGTCTGCAGTCTCCCCCCACAGTATTTTGGCCTGCAGAAAATGATCAGCACGTTTCAGGTAGATTTGACGCTAGATCCCGAAACTGCTCACCACACTCTTCTTATCTCACAAGACAGGAAAACTGCAACATTTCAAAAGATGAAACCAAGTCATGCTTATAATCCCCAAGCATTTACTTCTTACCCAGCCGTCCTGAGTTGTGAGGGATTTGAGGCTGGCAGGCATTTTTGGCAGGTAGAAGTAACAGGCACAGGGGAATGGTCCTTAG tccagctggaagacccTGAGGGTAGAGAAgagtttttctttgcctttagtgGCATCAGCAgccttgataccaaagccaaattttga